The following proteins come from a genomic window of Musa acuminata AAA Group cultivar baxijiao chromosome BXJ1-7, Cavendish_Baxijiao_AAA, whole genome shotgun sequence:
- the LOC135679213 gene encoding NAC domain-containing protein 92-like, producing MEGGAVKEEEQLPPGFRFHPTDEELITHYLTNKITEADFGARAIADVDLNKCEPWDLPGKAKMGEKEWYFFSLRDRKYPTGVRTNRATNAGYWKTTGKDKEIFNSDTSELVGMKKTLVFYKGRAPRGEKTNWVMHEYRLHSKSALRGNKDEWVVCRVFMKSSGGKKCATNQPRLNPYHVPMIPSLVQNDPFHFGAARSYLSNAELMELSRFSRGAHGFNLPIQPQFNLPGGAFTLAGLNLNLGAPTPPPLQTALRTMTVPLTQPLGVAEPPSSVLANGVIGAMGEGFSTDVNSTIAGTRYHNVDSCMELEGYWPAY from the exons ATGGAAGGAGGAGCGGTCAAGGAGGAAGAACAGTTGCCTCCCGGCTTTAGGTTCCATCCCACTGATGAAGAGCTAATCACTCACTATCTCACCAACAAGATCACCGAGGCAGATTTCGGTGCAAGAGCCATCGCAGATGTCGATCTCAATAAGTGCGAACCATGGGATCTCCCAG GGAAAGCCAAGATGGGAGAGAAGGAATGGTATTTCTTCAGCTTGCGCGACCGGAAATACCCGACCGGAGTCCGAACCAATCGAGCCACCAACGCCGGCTACTGGAAGACAACCGGGAAGGACAAGGAGATCTTCAACAGCGACACGTCGGAGCTGGTGGGGATGAAGAAGACACTGGTCTTCTACAAAGGCAGGGCTCCGAGAGGGGAGAAGACTAACTGGGTCATGCATGAGTACCGCCTTCATTCTAAATCTGCCTTAAGAGGCAACAAG GATGAATGGGTCGTGTGCCGTGTCTTCATGAAGAGTTCCGGCGGGAAGAAGTGTGCCACGAACCAGCCGCGGCTCAACCCCTACCACGTCCCCATGATACCTTCTCTGGTCCAGAACGATCCGTTCCACTTCGGCGCGGCTCGGAGCTATCTCTCCAACGCCGAGTTGATGGAGCTCTCGAGGTTCTCCAGAGGCGCCCATGGATTCAACCTGCCAATCCAGCCGCAGTTCAACCTTCCCGGAGGAGCCTTCACTCTTGCCGGTCTGAACCTAAACCTCGGAGCTCCTACGCCGCCGCCACTGCAAACAGCTCTGCGCACGATGACAGTCCCTTTAACGCAGCCGCTGGGGGTGGCTGAGCCGCCTTCCTCGGTGCTGGCCAACGGGGTTATCGGAGCCATGGGTGAAGGGTTTAGCACCGATGTAAACTCCACGATCGCCGGCACGAGATACCACAATGTGGACTCTTGCATGGAGCTCGAAGGTTACTGGCCTGCGTACTGA
- the LOC135679214 gene encoding eukaryotic initiation factor 4A-9-like, translating into MAGLAPEGSQFDAHQYDAKMNDLLNADGQDFFTSYDGVHESFDEMGLQENLLRGIYAYGFEKPSAIQQRGIVPFCKGLDVIQQAQSGTGKTATFCSGVLQQLDYGLVKCQALVLGPTRELAQQIEKVMRALGDYLGVKVHACVGGTSVREDQRILSSGVHVVVGTPGRVFDMLRRQSLLPDYIKMFVLDEADEMLSRGFKDQIYDIFQLLPQKIQVGIFSATMPPEALEITRKFMNKPVRILVKRDELTLEGIMQFYVNVDKEEWKLDTLCDIYETMGITQSVIFVNTRRKVDWLTDKMRSRDHTVSSTHGDMDQNTRDIIMREFRSGSSRVLITTDLLARGIDVQQVSLVVNYDLPTQPENYLHRIGRSGRFGRKGTAINFVTRDDDRMLLDIQRFYNVVINELPSNVADII; encoded by the exons ATGGCTGGACTTGCACCGGAAGGATCACAATTTGATGCTCATCAATATGATGCTAAAATGAATGATCT GCTTAATGCGGACGGACAAGATTTCTTTACCTCGTATGATGGGGTTCATGAAAGTTTCGATGAAATGGGGCTCCAGGAAAATCTTCTCAGAGGCATCTATGCATATG GTTTTGAGAAACCCTCTGCAATTCAGCAAAGAGGAATAGTTCCTTTCTGTAAGGGATTAGATGTGATTCAGCAAGCACAGTCAGGAACAGGAAAAACTGCAACTTTTTGTTCTGGAGTCCTGCAGCAGCTTGATTATGGTTTGGTTAAATGCCAGGCTTTGGTTCTTGGTCCTACTAGAGAACTAGCACAACAAATCGAGAAGGTTATGCGGGCACTCGGTGACTATCTAGGTGTTAAGGTTCATGCATGTGTTGGGGGAACTAGTGTCCGTGAGGATCAACGAATTCTTTCGAGTGGCGTCCATGTCGTGGTTGGTACTCCAGGTCGTGTGTTTGATATGTTGAGGAGGCAGTCCCTTCTACCTGACTACATCAAAATGTTTGTGTTGGATGAGGCGGATGAAATGCTCTCACGTGGTTTCAAGGACCAG ATTTACGACATCTTCCAGCTACTTCCTCAGAAAATTCAAGTTGGCATCTTCTCTGCCACCATGCCACCTGAAGCCCTTGAGATAACCAGAAAATTCATGAACAAACCAGTTAGAATCCTTGTGAAGAGAGATGAACTTACCCTAGAGGGTATTATGCAGTTCTACGTCAACGTCGACAAGGAAGAGTGGAAGCTTGATACTCTTTGTGACATCTATGAAACAATGGGCATCACACAAAGTGTTATCTTTGTTAATACCCGACGCAAGGTAGATTGGCTCACTGACAAGATGAGAAGCAGGGATCACACGGTCTCATCAACTCATGGTGACATGGATCAGAACACTAGGGACATTATAATGCGTGAATTCCGTTCTGGATCCTCTCGTGTTCTCATCACCACCGATCTTCTTGCTCGTGGTATCGATGTCCAGCAAGTCTCACTCGTGGTAAACTATGATTTACCAACCCAACCAGAGAACTATCTCCATCGAATCGGACGAAGTGGACGGTTTGGAAGGAAGGGTACTGCAATAAACTTTGTCACTCGTGATGACGACAGAATGTTACTTGATATCCAGAGGTTCTACAATGTGGTGATAAATGAGCTGCCTTCCAATGTTGCTGATATTATCTAA
- the LOC135679215 gene encoding protein SMALL AUXIN UP-REGULATED RNA 12-like → MCTANKKLGRIRQIVQLKQVMRRWRAISFGRWSWGRTGVRAGSVAVYVGPERRRFVVPARFLNLPVFAALLDRAEEEYGFQPAGGLAIPCDPVFFRWVLDALGRDQGRFGSLGLDALLALFARHGDASAACREAASYNAFSPLLPKTRA, encoded by the coding sequence ATGTGCACGGCCAACAAGAAACTGGGGAGGATACGGCAGATCGTGCAGCTGAAGCAGGTGATGCGCCGGTGGCGGGCCATCAGCTTTGGCCGGTGGTCGTGGGGAAGGACCGGCGTCCGGGCAGGGTCCGTGGCGGTGTATGTCGGACCGGAGCGGCGGCGGTTCGTGGTGCCGGCCCGGTTCTTGAATCTGCCGGTCTTCGCAGCGCTGCTGGATAGGGCGGAGGAGGAGTACGGGTTCCAGCCGGCTGGCGGCCTGGCCATCCCCTGCGACCCGGTCTTCTTTCGCTGGGTGTTGGACGCGCTCGGCCGGGACCAGGGCCGGTTCGGGTCGCTCGGCCTCGACGCCCTCCTTGCCCTCTTCGCCCGCCACGGCGACGCCTCCGCCGCCTGCAGAGAAGCCGCCTCCTACAATGCCTTCTCTCCGTTGCTCCCCAAGACTAGAGCTTGA
- the LOC135679217 gene encoding large ribosomal subunit protein uL11-like, which produces MPPKFDPTQVVDVYVRVTGGEVGAASSLAPKIGPLGLSPKKIGEDIAKETAKDWKGLRVTVKLTVQNRQAKVTVVPSAAALVIKALKEPERDRKKTKNIKHNGNISLDDVVEIARVMSPRSMAKDLSGTVKEILGTCVSVGCTVDGKDPKDLQQEISDGDVEVPLE; this is translated from the coding sequence ATGCCGCCCAAGTTCGATCCGACCCAGGTCGTCGACGTCTACGTGCGGGTTACAGGAGGCGAGGTCGGCGCGGCGAGTTCTCTCGCGCCAAAAATTGGTCCCCTGGGGCTGTCCCCGAAGAAGATCGGAGAGGACATCGCCAAAGAGACGGCCAAGGACTGGAAGGGCCTCCGCGTCACCGTCAAACTCACGGTCCAGAACCGGCAGGCCAAGGTCACCGTCgtcccctccgccgccgccctcgTCATCAAGGCCCTCAAGGAGCCGGAGCGCGACCGCAAGAAAACCAAAAACATCAAGCACAACGGAAACATCTCCCTCGATGACGTCGTCGAGATCGCCAGGGTCATGAGTCCCCGGTCCATGGCCAAGGACCTCAGCGGCACCGTCAAGGAGATCCTCGGCACCTGCGTCTCTGTCGGCTGCACCGTCGACGGGAAGGATCCCAAGGATCTCCAGCAGGAGATCTCCGATGGCGACGTCGAGGTGCCGCTCGAGTAA
- the LOC135679216 gene encoding probable serine/threonine-protein kinase PBL17 encodes MSGLNDEHIFLLQIVVTASTNQLKPSSVQIGNASLASAPTREQNVVSLPVTIKDVEDFRQMPGYGNVQTFTYEELRLATKNFRPDLVLGEGGFGLVYKGTIDDNVRPGFEYTQVAVKRLNPDGHQGDKEWLAEVNYLGHFSHANLVKLIGYCCEDEHRLLVYEYMTCGSLECKLFKKGCTTMPWLTRMKIALDAANGLAFLHGAERPIIYRDFKTSNILLDSEYNGKLSDFGLAKEGPMGEQTHVSTRVMGTFGYAAPEYIMTGHLTARSDVYGFGVVLLELLVGRKALDRSRPSREHNLVEWARPLLVRRKRLFSVIDPRIGGQYYNANAERVARLAYDCLNQNPKARPAMSEVVAVLTAVLRDEASLPLTGSEAAVTLYEAPKEDAHSPSVGMKGDAAERS; translated from the exons ATGAGTGGACTCAACGATGAACATATTTTTTTGCTGCAAATAGTTGTAACTGCAAGTACTAATCAACTGAAACCTTCCTCGGTTCAAATTGGTAATGCTTCTTTAGCATCAGCTCCTACCCGAGAACAGAATGTTGTGAGTTTGCCTGTGACAATCAAAGACGTGGAAGACTTCCGACAGATGCCTGGCTATGGCAATGTCCAAACATTTACATATGAAGAATTGAGGCTGGCTACCAAGAACTTTCGTCCAGATTTAGTACTTGGTGAGGGCGGGTTTGGCCTTGTCTACAAAGGTACTATAGATGATAATGTCAGGCCAGGTTTTGAGTACACTCAGGTTGCTGTTAAAAGGCTTAATCCAGATGGACACCAGGGAGACAAGGAATGGCTG GCAGAAGTCAACTATCTTGGGCACTTCAGTCATGCAAACCTTGTCAAGCTTATTGGCTACTGCTGTGAGGATGAACATAGGCTTCTGGTTTATGAGTATATGACCTGTGGGAGCCTAGAATGTAAACTCTTCAAAA AGGGGTGCACTACCATGCCATGGTTGACTCGGATGAAGATAGCTCTGGATGCTGCAAATGGGCTTGCCTTTCTTCATGGAGCTGAAAGACCCATCATCTATCGTGATTTCAAGACATCAAACATCTTGCTTGATTCG GAGTATAATGGAAAGCTTTCCGACTTCGGCCTTGCGAAGGAGGGGCCTATGGGAGAGCAAACACATGTTTCCACCAGGGTGATGGGAACCTTTGGTTATGCAGCTCCCGAGTACATAATGACTG GCCATCTAACCGCGAGAAGCGACGTGTATGGGTTTGGAGTCGTGCTCTTGGAGCTGCTCGTCGGACGCAAAGCGTTGGACCGGAGCAGGCCAAGCCGAGAGCACAACCTGGTCGAGTGGGCTCGCCCTCTGCTCGTCCGTCGCAAGAGGCTGTTCAGCGTCATCGACCCCAGAATCGGAGGCCAGTATTACAATGCCAACGCGGAAAGGGTGGCGAGATTGGCCTACGACTGCCTGAACCAGAACCCCAAGGCGAGGCCGGCAATGAGCGAGGTGGTGGCCGTCCTCACAGCGGTGCTCCGCGACGAAGCAAGCCTTCCGCTGACGGGATCGGAGGCAGCAGTGACGCTGTACGAGGCTCCCAAGGAAGACGCGCACAGCCCTTCGGTGGGGATGAAGGGAGACGCCGCGGAGCGCTCGTGA
- the LOC135679218 gene encoding uncharacterized protein LOC135679218 produces MAEPRTLPPNSARALPDSDEFWRENPGGGWATAVVVLLLLSWQLLRLFFSRRHRAASVAAGSSPASTTMGSLEGGPSAGISKLITDAELRDLMVSLEGNLEENERWEDVIEKSSDLVSYKAKCCRPKDGPLKYLSVTTFEKCSAELLRDFYMDNEYRKEWDKILIQHDQLQVDENSGTEIGRSVKKFPFLTPREYVLAWRVWEGKDKTFFCLIKDCEHPLAPREKKYVRVVFFRSGWCIREVPGRDACEITMVHQEDAGLNIEMAKLAFAKGIWSYVSKMNSALRQYSSHPSRSILVPILLRLTKKVPPELETNAAETSIQKVKERSGSDFGSQSRVDIAQKKPSRSSKKWIANGLLLLGGIICLSRRRPNIGTQLAMACILKKLMNNGAESSQVESAQRRPDHRKTRHIG; encoded by the exons ATGGCCGAGCCCCGAACCCTACCACCCAAttcggcgagggcactgcccgatTCAGACGAGTTCTGGCGGGAGAACCCCGGCGGCGGTTGGGCGACGGCGGTCGTCGTGCTCCTCCTTCTCTCGTGGCAGCTCCTGCGGCTCTTCTTCTCCCGTCGCCACCGGGCGGCCTCCGTAGCTGCGGGATCGTCGCCGGCCTCGACCACGATGGGGAGTTTGGAAGGAGGTCCTTCGGCAGG GATATCTAAGCTCATAACTGATGCTGAACTGAGAGACTTGATGGTTAGTTTGGAGGGGAATCTCGAAGAAAATGAGAGATGGGAAGATGTGATTGAGAAAAGCAGTGATCTTGTGTCCTACAAAGCGAAGTGCTGCCGGCCAAAA GATGGTCCCCTTAAATACCTTAGTGTTACAACATTCGAGAAATGTTCGGCAGAGTTATTAAGAGATTTCTATATGGATAATGAGTACAGAAAAGAGTGGGACAAGATTTTGATTCAGCATGACCAACTGCAAGTTGATGAAAATAGTGGGACAGAAATTGGGCGTTCTGTAAAAAAGTTTCCATTCCTGACCCCAAGAGAATATGTGTTAGCATGGCGTGTGTGGGAAGGAAAAGACAAAACTTTCTTTTGCCTTATTAAG GATTGTGAACATCCTCTAGCTCCACGGGAAAAGAAGTATGTTCGTGTTGTTTTTTTCAGATCGGGTTGGTGTATAAGAGAAG TTCCAGGTAGGGATGCATGTGAGATAACAATGGTGCACCAAGAAGATGCTGGACTCAATATTGAGATGGCAAAACTGGCATTTGCCAAGGGAATATGGAGCTATGTGTCTAAGATGAATAGTGCACTGCGTCAATATTCTTCCCATCCTAGTCGTTCAATATTGGTCCCCATTCTTCTTAGACTTACTAAAAAG GTCCCACCAGAGTTGGAAACGAATGCTGCTGAGACAAGTATTCAGAAAGTTAAAGAGAGATCAGGCAGTGACTTTGGCAGTCAAAGTAGGGTGGATATTGCACAGAAAAAACCATCTAGATCTTCAAAGAAGTGGATAGCAAACGGGCTTTTGCTTCTTGGTGGCATCATTTGCCTTTCTCGACGCCGCCCTAACATTGGCACCCAGCTGGCCATGGCATGCATTTTAAAGAAGCTTATGAACAATGGAGCAGAGTCAAGCCAAGTTGAGTCTGCCCAACGTAGACCAGATCATCGAAAGACCAGACATATTGGTTGA
- the LOC103992309 gene encoding large ribosomal subunit protein eL32z, whose translation MAVPLLTKRIVKKRVKKFKRPQSDRKICVKTNWRRPKGIDSRVRRKFKGCILMPNIGYGSDKKTRHYLPNGFKKFVVHNVAELELLMMHNRTYCAEIAHNISTKKRKHIVERAAQLDIVVTNKLARLRSQEDE comes from the exons ATGGCGGTTCCATTGCTCACGAAGAGGATCGTGAAGAAGCGCGTCAAGAAGTTCAAGAGGCCCCAGAGCGACCGCAAGATCTGCGTGAAG ACAAATTGGCGTAGACCTAAGGGTATTGATAGCCGTGTAAGAAGAAAGTTTAAAGGATGTATCTTAATGCCAAATATTGGGTATGGTTCCGACAAGAAGACACGCCACTACCTGCCAAATGGATTTAAGAAATTTGTGGTTCACAATGTTGCTGAGTTGGAGTTGCTCATGATGCACAACAG GACTTATTGTGCTGAAATTGCTCACAACATCTCGACAAAGAAGCGCAAGCATATTGTTGAGCGTGCCGCACAGCTTGACATTGTTGTCACCAACAAGTTAGCAAGGTTGCGTAGTCAGGAGGACGAGTGa